TTTAGTAATGTATTGATACTAGTTTAATAGTATATTTTTAAAAAATAGTTATTTAATTTAGTTAGAAAAGCCCTATAATTAATATTTAAAGACTAAATATCATTAGATATTTTATAGTTTGAAAATTATAGTTTGAAAAATAAGTAATATTAATCTAGATTTTGAGCTTTTTATAAAAAATTTATGCATAATATTTTGTAGTTTAGGTATTTTTATAGGTAAAAAATTTATTGAAGAAGTCTAAGAAGTTTTAGTTTGCTAGTTTTAGAGAAAAATATTGCGTAAGTCTTTATCAAATAGATGATTAAACGTATTTATTTGCAATCTTTTTTAAAGTTGGTACAGATAAGTTAAATTCTTTTGCTAATTCAAGTGTGCGTTTTAGTCTTGTAAGTGCAGATCTTCCCATGCATCTATGTTCTAAGTCACTTTCAAATATCTTTACCATACCTTGGTCTAATTTTTTTTCATCAAAGGTTTGTCCAGTAAGTTTGGTTTGTAGGGCTATGATATCATTTGATACATTGCTCATTAAGTTTGAGTGTTTATTACGTAAATCGTTAATATTGGCATTTGAGTTAATGACTAAACCTACAATATTAGTGGTTAAGATATAAAGATTTTTTAATACCAACTCAAATAATAATTCTTCTTTGGAATTAAGAATATGAGAAGGGATGTTAATCAAAGCCAAAGAATCAACTAGAATTTTTGCTTTTTTACCATAGGATGGAGATGAAATTAATATTTTAGGATCTGTTCCTTTTTTTTTTTCAAACCAGACTGAAATTACAGTAGGGTCTATAAAGTTGTGAGTTTTCCAATCACGAGGTAAGAGTTCGTTTTGTATCATGGTAATTCTATCTTTCCATTTATTAGGAGTGGAAAGTAGTGCATTTTGTAAATCAACTTCTGCTGTGCAGATTAAGACAAGTTCTGGATTGATGGTATTGGCTAATTCGTCAATATTTGTTTGTCTGGTGATAGGATAAACAGGATAATTATTCTTTAAAAAAGCACGAGAGAAAATACTTCCCAATTCTCCAATTCCTAGTACAATAATTGGCTTTTTCATGCTAATATTTCAAGTAATGTTTTACCAATACTTGTGGGTGTTGGCGCAATTGCTACACCGACTTTTCTTAAGGCTTTGATTTTATCGATCGCCTTGCCAGTGCCAGCACTAATAACTGCACCAGAATGTCCCATACGTTTGCCTTGTGGTACATTTAAACCTGCAATATAAGAAACCACAGGTTTAGAGACGTTAGATTGAATATATTCTGCTGCCTCCTCTTCAGCTGATCCACCAATTTCACCTACCATAACTATAGATTTGGTTTGTGAGTCTGCTTCAAATAGAGCTAGACAGTCAATAAAATCCATCCCTTGGATGGGATCACCACCAATTCCAATACAGGTGCTTTGCCCTAATCCTGCTAATGTAGTTTGATGTACGGCTTCATAGGTTAATGTACCTGAGCGTGATATCACTCCAACATTGCCAGCTTGATGAATATTACCGGGCATAATCCCTAATTTGCATTCATCAGGTGTAATAACACCTGGACAATTAGGACCAATCAGAATTGAATCTGATTTTTTTAAAATAGCT
This sequence is a window from Candidatus Vesicomyosocius sp. SY067_SCS001. Protein-coding genes within it:
- the sucD gene encoding succinate--CoA ligase subunit alpha — its product is MSILIDKNTRVITQGFTGKQGTFHSKQSIIYGTQIVGGVTPNKGGQRHLNLPVFNTTKEAINETRANASIIYVPPRFAYASILEAIETNIPVIVCITEGIPVQDMLKIKAILKKSDSILIGPNCPGVITPDECKLGIMPGNIHQAGNVGVISRSGTLTYEAVHQTTLAGLGQSTCIGIGGDPIQGMDFIDCLALFEADSQTKSIVMVGEIGGSAEEEAAEYIQSNVSKPVVSYIAGLNVPQGKRMGHSGAVISAGTGKAIDKIKALRKVGVAIAPTPTSIGKTLLEILA